A segment of the Flavobacterium azooxidireducens genome:
CAATTGTTGATGTTTATAAATTTATTGAAAACAACAAAGAAAATTTCGACTTAATTAAATTATTAGCTGAAGATGGGAACATTGAAAAAGTGGTGGAAAATGAATTAACCAGTAAGAACTATCCATTTCATTTAATTACTTTTAAAACATCTAAGGTAACATCTGAGGAAGAAACCGTTCTGCCGATTTTGAATTTTTTAAATGAGAGCGATTATTTTAAGCAAATGAAAAAGGAATATTTAAATAATATTCAAATCAAAATGCAAGCTAATGATACAACAATAAGTCAAATAGATGGACTTTTGAATCAATTCAAAAACAGAATGAATTCTAACCACAGTGATAAATTGATTTATTTCAATGAGAATACTCAATTAAATGAAGTAATTATTACAAAAGATAATTTGTTGAAAGAGCAATCCCATTTTAGATTAACTTTAATTAGATATGAAAAGGTTATTAAAGAAATCAGTGTTATTTTAAATAATAAAAATACTAAAGGAACAAATGGCAAAATGAAATTTATAGTTCCGTTTATTTTTATAACTCTATTTTTATTAATCTCTACAATGATAAATTTTTATAAAAAACAAACATCAAAAATTGAACTAATAGACAATTAAAATGAAAGGAATTATATTAGCCGGAGGTTCGGGCACCAGATTACATCCATTAACATTAGCTGTTAGTAAACAATTAATGCCAATTTACGATAAACCAATGATTTATTATCCACTGTCAACATTAATGTGGGCAGGAATTAATGAAATTCTAATCATATCAACACCGCACGATTTACCTTTATTTCGTCAGCTTTTGGGTGATGGAAGTAAATTAGGCTGTCGGTTTGAATATGCCGTTCAAGAGCACCCTAATGGTTTAGCAGAAGCTTTTATTATTGGAAAAGAATTTGTTGGAAATGATAAAGTGGCTCTAATTTTAGGCGATAATATTTTCTACGGAACCGGTCTGGCCGAACTACTTCAAGCAAATAGTAATCCAGATGGCGGAATCATTTATGCCTATCATGTGCACGATCCAGAACGTTATGGTGTGGTTGATTTTGATGCGAGCGGCAAAGTGCTTTCCATCGAAGAAAAACCATCTCACCCAAAATCAAATTATGCTGTACCGGGAATTTATTTTTATGATAATAGTGTCTTAGAAATTGCGGCCAATATAAAACCAAGTCATCGCGGAGAATTAGAAATAACTGACGTAAACAAAGAATATTTGAATCGCGGAAATTTAAAAGTTAGTATTTTAGACAGAGGAACGGCTTGGCTAGATACCGGAACATTTCAATCATTAATGCAAGCCGGACAGTTTGTTCAAGTGATTGAAGAACGACAAGGTTTAAAAATTGGAGCAATCGAAGAAGCCGCATACAAAATGGGATTTATAGATTCAAATCAACTTAAAAGCTTAGCAGAACCGTTACTAAAAAGTGGTTACGGAACGCATTTAATGGGATTAATTTAATTGACACATTGACAAATTGTCAAATCGACACATATCACTATGAAATTTATAGAAACCAAACTCAAAGGTTGCTTTGTTATAGAACCAAAAATAATTAAAGACGAACGTGGTTATTTTATGGAAAGTTTTAATGAACGAACTTTTCAAAATGCCATAGAACAATCAGTACATTTTGTACAGGATAATCAATCTTTTTCTTCCAGAGGAGTGTTGAGAGGTTTACACTATCAAACCGGTGAATTTTCACAAGCAAAATTGGTTCGTGTAATACAAGGCGAAGTGTTGGATGTAGCTGTTGATATCAGACCAGGTTCTGCAACATTTGGACAATATGAAGCAGTCATTTTATCTGCCGAAAACCAAAAACAATTTTTTGTGCCAAGAGGATTTGCACACGGGTTTTTAGTGTTAAGTGAAACCGCCACTTTTTTTTATAAATGTGATAATTTTTATAACAAAGAATCAGAAGGAGGAATCATTTTTAATGATTCAACCATTGGAATTGATTGGAATTTTGAAACAGAAAAATTGATTATTTCCGAAAAAGACACCAATTTACCATCATTAGAAAACGCAAAAAAAGCATGGTAGTTTTAGTCACGGGTGCTAATGGGCAATTAGGGCAAGCTCTTCAATTCATAGCTCCAAACCATCCTGAAATTCAATTTGTTTTTTGTGATTCAACTAGCCTGGATATAACTAACTTAAACAATGTTGAACAGAATTTTAAACAACATAAACCCGATTTTTGCATTAATGCAGCTGCTTATACAGCCGTTGATAAAGCGGAAAGCGAACCCGAAAAAGCACATTTAATCAATGTTGTAGGAGCAAAAAATTTGGCTGAGGCTTGTAAAAAATTTGACACTATTTTGCTTCATATTTCTACTGATTTTCTGTTCGACGGAACCAAGGATTCTCCTTACACAGAAGAAGATACTCCAAACCCAACAGGCGTTTATGGTCAAACCAAATTAGATGGAGAAAAAGCGATTCAGGAAACGTTTGATAAACATTTTATCATTCGAACCTCTTGGGTTTATTCTCAGTTTGGCAACAATTTTATGAAAACCATGCTTCGTTTAGCTTCTGAAAGAGATAAACTATCAGTTGTAAACGATCAAATCGGAACGCCTACACATGCAGTGGATTTAGCTGAAGTTTTGGTAAAGATTAGCACTTCCATCTTCCATCTTCCATCTTCCAACCTTTTCGGTATCTACAACTTCTCCAACGAAGGCCAATGCAGTTGGTATGATTTTGCCAAGAAAATATTTGAATTTAACAATGTTAAAATCAATTTGGAGCCCATTCCAACCACCAGTTTTCCAACGCCAGCCAAACGTCCTGCTTTTAGTGTTTTGGATAAAACCAAACTAAAAAATGCATTTAGAATTGAGGTTAAACATTGGGGAGAAAGTTTAAAAAACACATAATTTTCTTTTTTTAAAAAACTAAAAAAGTCCAATGATTTATAATTTTCATTGGACTTTTCTTTGATATTAGTTTTATTACTTTTTTACAATCTTTTTAATTTCTTTTTTTCCATCCACTTCCAGTTGAAGAATATAAAGTCCGCTTTGAAGGTTGGAAACATTTATTTTTAATCCTTGTAAAAGACCGTTTTGAACCAATTTTCCATCTACAGAAAATAGTTTATAATCAACTTCGTTGTATCCATGAACAATATACAATTCTTCTGAAACCGGGTTGGGATAAATATTGAATTGAAGAGCTGGTATTGGATCTGCAATATCAAAAGTTTCTGGAACTCCTTTAATGCTAAAGTTATTGAATGTAACTCGATCACCATTGTCTTGTGTCATGTTTTCACCTTCAAAACGAAGACGAATTTTTAAGTTTGGATTATTGTTTACGGCTTCAATCGAAGAAAAATCAACTTCATACAATTGATATTCATTAAACAAACCAAAAGATGTTGTGGCTAACCCTTCGGTTGTCCAAACAGGAGTGTTTTCCAAAATAGAATAATCAACCAAGATAGCATCGGCGGCATTTTCATCTTTGGCAGCAAAACCAAGCAAAATATCTTTATAACCAAACGATGAAAACTCAAAAATCAACTGGTTTTCCATTCCATTATGCTGAAAAGGTTGTTTGATTTGTAAACCTCTCATATTTGCAGATTCAAATGGAAGATCGTTATTTGCTTCCGGAATATAATTCAAATCAGTTGGGCTGTTTCTACGTTCCATTGAAGCTTTTCGCCAATTTGGATGAGAACTGTCAAAAGGATATCCCTCTAAACACGATTCAAAACGAAGTAAACCATCTTCTACCATTTCAAATGAAGAATTAATCTCCGTTAAAGCGGTATCATTAGGAACAGAATTATCCATTACCCAAAAATAAATGGGAGCAATTTCTTCTTCTTCGCTTGGAATAAAATGAGCTGTAAGTTGAATATTTGATTTAGGGAAGATAGTAATCTCTGCTTCAGGACTAACAGAGGCTCCCGACCAATGACTGAAAACATAACCTGGTTTTGCAATTGCTTTTAATGTAATTGGAATGTTTTTAAAATACACTCCCAACCATGGATATGGGTTTTCTTGAACACCAGGAGTTGTTGGTAGGATTTCGATGGTGTTTATTTTGATGTAGCCGTGATCTTCGTCGGAAACATTGATTTGAACACCTAACGTTGATTCAATTTCAAATTTTTCCAGAATATGATTGCGTTGATGTGCCGGTCTTTCGTTTGAAAATTCGATCATCACATCGATGTTTGATTGCCATTGTTCCATAGAACCAATCGTGCTCCAACGAAATCTGTGTTCTTGAATTTCTGCTTCTATACCGCTTTTCATTTCATTAATAATACCGATTACTCTTTCGGGTAAATAGGTTGTATTTAGTAAATCTGCAAAACGATTTATAAAATTGTTTTTAAAAGCAGTGTTTTCTAGTAATTTTCGTAAAATCAACGTTGACCATTCCGGATTTGTATTTTCATCACCATCTATTGAAGTTGCAAATGCTAAGGTATTATGTTCATAAGATTGGGATCCACCATCGCCGCCAAAACCAAAATCTGTATCTTTTAAAACCCATCGCCATCTGCCATCTTGACCATAAGGAGCATCGGGTTCATATTGTTCAGTTCTTTTTCTCCAAAATTCAATATTATTGTGTGGCCAATCAGTATTTCGAGCATAAATATTAGCAATAAAATGGTCGGTATAATTTTCCGTATCCATTTGAGTGGCAACATAATTATAATTTGCAACGTGATTGAGATTGTTATTTTCAATAAACCCTAACATAGCAGCATAATGTTCATAATCGCCTTCTTGAACCAAAAAGCCGTTGTATTCTAAGAAATCCAAATCGCCGTCTGCAATGTTGTAAACACGTTCAAAATAATGACGGTCAAAGCGTTCTCTCATATTTAAAATTCCCCAATATTCCCCATTTAAAAATGTAATTGTTGGTTGATAGGCTTGTGTGTCAAAATTTAAGTGATTAACCGTTCTTTGTATAAAAGCATCTCTAAAATAAGTGGATGAAACATCATTACCGGAGTTTCTTAATATTAATCGTTTGAAACTTGAGTAGGATGAATTTTCAAAAAACGTGTGATTAAAAGTGCTACTACCATATTCTGAACGAGCATATAAGCGAAGCGATTTATTTGGAGAAATTCTTGTAAAACCACCATGAATTCTTACACCAATGTTTTGGTTAATAATTTCATTTCCATTTTCAAAAAAGCTAAAGTGGGCTTTTTTTTCTGTTTCATCGCCGCTGCGTTTATAGTTTGCATTAGACCACAAAGCATCTACTGTTGGATTTTCTAAACGCCAATCATCAAAATCTTTTCCGGCAACATAAATTCCGTTTTCATAATCAAAAAAATGTTCTTCATCTAGGCTAATAGAAACTACAGGAATGGTATATCGGTTTGATTCTTCGGGAGAAATGAAATAGGTTTTTGTAATTGTTTCACTAGAAAGAGTGCCCTCCTTTATGGCTTTTGCTCTAACTACGGTTCCTTTAAAAACAGGAAAGTCTGGAATATAAAATGGATTTTGGTGAAATGTGGAAGAAATTGAGGCAATTTTGTTGGGTAATTCACTGCGATCAACAATTTCAATTGGAGCATTGTAATTTAAGGTTGAAAATGATTCTTCTAATAATTCGCCTGTTTCTTGTCCTGAAAACTCTTCATACTGATTTTTATAGAGATATGATTTTCCGCCTAAATTTTCTGCCTTAGGTTCAGATCCGTCGAGGGAATAAAGTATAGTAACTTCTGGGTCGGGATGAGAAATTGTAAGTGTAAAACTATCATTGTAGAACCCTGAATTTATCGAAAATTGAGGTGCACTCAATTCATCAGCAGCACCTTCACTAGGATTAAATGTCCCAGGCGTTGGTTCCTGAAAAATCAAAAAAGTTGATGAGCCACTTGGAGCTCTGCCGTAAGAAAAATTTTGAGGAATCACGATTGCAGGAACTTGATCTGCAATGGTTCCGTCAGGAAAAGTTAGCGAAATCGTTTCTCCCCCTGCACTGATAGCAAAATTGGTGTGAAGAGGAAAATCGGGATTAGTTCTGTTTTTGTTAGAACACCAAACCAGCAAATGTTCTCCGGGTTGAATGGAATAATTAGGAAAAACCCATTTAAAGAGATTGTCATTATCTGATAATCCGTAACCTAAAAGGTTAATGCTCTCTGTTCCGTTGTTGTAAAGTTCTACCCAATCTTCATAACTTCCATCATCATCTGTGTTAACGGTTGAATTGGATGTAATGATTTCGTTGATAACAATGTTTTGGGCTTCTACACTAAAAAACAAAAATAGTAAACAGACGAAAAAGATCGTTTTTTGTAATTTCATGGGTGGTTAGATATTAGTAGGTATTTTGCAAAAATAGTTAATTTTTTTTAAATGGATTTTTACTACATATTTCCAATCTTTATTTTTTTGATTTGTTGGATAAAAGGAAAATATAAAATACATTTGGAGCACAATAGAATTAATAGTGATTATTATAATCATGATGTTTTGATTTTGAGAAATTAGTTTTTATATAAAAAAAAATCAACTTTTGAAATTATCTATAGTTTCTCCGGTTTATAGAGCTGAAAAAGACTTAGAAGAGCTAATTACAAGAATAAAAAAAGCTGTTCCATCAGATGTTTTTGCTCTTGAGATTATTCTTGTGGATGATTTTAGTCAGGATAATTCATGGAAAGAAATTGAACGTTTATCGGCAATTCACCCTGAAATTATCGGAATTAAATTAAGTAGAAATTTCGGTCAACATTATGCCATTACTGCAGGTTTAGATCAGATTAGTGGAGATTATGTTGTGGTAATGGATTGTGATTTGCAAGACAAACCGGAAGAAATTCCAGCATTATTAGAAAAAGCAAAAGAAGGTTTTGACATTGTTTTAGCCAGAAGATTTAACCGACAAGATTCGTTTCTTAAAAAATTATTTTCAAAATTATTTTATAAAACCCTAGGCTATTTAACCGGATCAAAACAGGATGAAACGGTGGCTAATTTTGGAGTTTATAAAAAAAATGTCATTACAGAAGTTTGCAATCTTAGAGAAAGCATTCGCTATTTTCCAACAATGGTAAAATGGGTTGGTTTTAAAACGGCTTATGTTGATGTGCAACACGCATCAAGACAACAAGGTGAGTCTAATTATAACCTAAAGAAGATGCTCAATTTAGCATTAGATATTATTTTAGCCTTTAGCGATAAACCGCTTAGACTCATCATAAAACTAGGAATGTCTATCGCATTTATTTCTTTTCTGATGGCTGCCTACGCTATTTACAGTAAAATATCAGGAGATGTTTCAGTTTCAGGATATGCCAGTTTAATAACAAGTATATGGTTTTTAAGTGGCTGTATATTAATTACTTTAGGAGTTATAGGTCTATATGTAGGGAAAATATTTGAAGGAGTTAAAAACAGACCAATCTATATCATTGAAAGAAAGGTTAACACTGTTGAAAATGACAAAGATAAATAGACTGGAATGGGATTCTGATTTTTTTAATTTGGAGGTTGGAGAAATTGTTATTAATTCTTCAAACAAAATAGAACTTGGTGATTTTGATTTAGTTTATGTTAAATCGACTGAAAAAACAACAATTGAATTGAACGGTTTTGAAAAAACACATAGTGAAACCAAAGTTGTTTATTTTAAAAATTTAGTAAATCTCAATCCAATTGATAGTCAAGTTATAGAACTTTCTGAGACAAATTATTCCATAAAGGAACTTAATCAATTGGCTTTTGAAAGCGGAAATCATAGCCGATTTAAACTGGATAACAGAATTGAAAACAGAAAATTTGAAGAATTATACGAATTGTGGGTAAAAAATTCGATAAATAAATCATTTGCTGATGAAGTTTTCGTCAATTTACATGAAACAATAATAGCGGGATTTGTAAGTTATAAAGTCGTTGATGATTATGCTACAATTGGTTTAATTGCCGTTTCTAAAGAATTTCAAGGAATTGGAATTGGAAAGCAATTACTTTGTAAAGTTGAAAATGAATTAATAAAAAAAGGAATTTACGAATTGAGAATTCCCACACAAGAAGAAAATTATCAAGCTTGTGGATTTTATGAAAAGCTTGGATATAAAAAATTTGAAACAACTAACATAAGCCATTACTGGAGAAA
Coding sequences within it:
- the rfbA gene encoding glucose-1-phosphate thymidylyltransferase RfbA, producing the protein MKGIILAGGSGTRLHPLTLAVSKQLMPIYDKPMIYYPLSTLMWAGINEILIISTPHDLPLFRQLLGDGSKLGCRFEYAVQEHPNGLAEAFIIGKEFVGNDKVALILGDNIFYGTGLAELLQANSNPDGGIIYAYHVHDPERYGVVDFDASGKVLSIEEKPSHPKSNYAVPGIYFYDNSVLEIAANIKPSHRGELEITDVNKEYLNRGNLKVSILDRGTAWLDTGTFQSLMQAGQFVQVIEERQGLKIGAIEEAAYKMGFIDSNQLKSLAEPLLKSGYGTHLMGLI
- the rfbC gene encoding dTDP-4-dehydrorhamnose 3,5-epimerase, with amino-acid sequence MKFIETKLKGCFVIEPKIIKDERGYFMESFNERTFQNAIEQSVHFVQDNQSFSSRGVLRGLHYQTGEFSQAKLVRVIQGEVLDVAVDIRPGSATFGQYEAVILSAENQKQFFVPRGFAHGFLVLSETATFFYKCDNFYNKESEGGIIFNDSTIGIDWNFETEKLIISEKDTNLPSLENAKKAW
- the rfbD gene encoding dTDP-4-dehydrorhamnose reductase, whose amino-acid sequence is MVVLVTGANGQLGQALQFIAPNHPEIQFVFCDSTSLDITNLNNVEQNFKQHKPDFCINAAAYTAVDKAESEPEKAHLINVVGAKNLAEACKKFDTILLHISTDFLFDGTKDSPYTEEDTPNPTGVYGQTKLDGEKAIQETFDKHFIIRTSWVYSQFGNNFMKTMLRLASERDKLSVVNDQIGTPTHAVDLAEVLVKISTSIFHLPSSNLFGIYNFSNEGQCSWYDFAKKIFEFNNVKINLEPIPTTSFPTPAKRPAFSVLDKTKLKNAFRIEVKHWGESLKNT
- a CDS encoding CotH kinase family protein, giving the protein MKLQKTIFFVCLLFLFFSVEAQNIVINEIITSNSTVNTDDDGSYEDWVELYNNGTESINLLGYGLSDNDNLFKWVFPNYSIQPGEHLLVWCSNKNRTNPDFPLHTNFAISAGGETISLTFPDGTIADQVPAIVIPQNFSYGRAPSGSSTFLIFQEPTPGTFNPSEGAADELSAPQFSINSGFYNDSFTLTISHPDPEVTILYSLDGSEPKAENLGGKSYLYKNQYEEFSGQETGELLEESFSTLNYNAPIEIVDRSELPNKIASISSTFHQNPFYIPDFPVFKGTVVRAKAIKEGTLSSETITKTYFISPEESNRYTIPVVSISLDEEHFFDYENGIYVAGKDFDDWRLENPTVDALWSNANYKRSGDETEKKAHFSFFENGNEIINQNIGVRIHGGFTRISPNKSLRLYARSEYGSSTFNHTFFENSSYSSFKRLILRNSGNDVSSTYFRDAFIQRTVNHLNFDTQAYQPTITFLNGEYWGILNMRERFDRHYFERVYNIADGDLDFLEYNGFLVQEGDYEHYAAMLGFIENNNLNHVANYNYVATQMDTENYTDHFIANIYARNTDWPHNNIEFWRKRTEQYEPDAPYGQDGRWRWVLKDTDFGFGGDGGSQSYEHNTLAFATSIDGDENTNPEWSTLILRKLLENTAFKNNFINRFADLLNTTYLPERVIGIINEMKSGIEAEIQEHRFRWSTIGSMEQWQSNIDVMIEFSNERPAHQRNHILEKFEIESTLGVQINVSDEDHGYIKINTIEILPTTPGVQENPYPWLGVYFKNIPITLKAIAKPGYVFSHWSGASVSPEAEITIFPKSNIQLTAHFIPSEEEEIAPIYFWVMDNSVPNDTALTEINSSFEMVEDGLLRFESCLEGYPFDSSHPNWRKASMERRNSPTDLNYIPEANNDLPFESANMRGLQIKQPFQHNGMENQLIFEFSSFGYKDILLGFAAKDENAADAILVDYSILENTPVWTTEGLATTSFGLFNEYQLYEVDFSSIEAVNNNPNLKIRLRFEGENMTQDNGDRVTFNNFSIKGVPETFDIADPIPALQFNIYPNPVSEELYIVHGYNEVDYKLFSVDGKLVQNGLLQGLKINVSNLQSGLYILQLEVDGKKEIKKIVKK
- a CDS encoding glycosyltransferase family 2 protein, which translates into the protein MKLSIVSPVYRAEKDLEELITRIKKAVPSDVFALEIILVDDFSQDNSWKEIERLSAIHPEIIGIKLSRNFGQHYAITAGLDQISGDYVVVMDCDLQDKPEEIPALLEKAKEGFDIVLARRFNRQDSFLKKLFSKLFYKTLGYLTGSKQDETVANFGVYKKNVITEVCNLRESIRYFPTMVKWVGFKTAYVDVQHASRQQGESNYNLKKMLNLALDIILAFSDKPLRLIIKLGMSIAFISFLMAAYAIYSKISGDVSVSGYASLITSIWFLSGCILITLGVIGLYVGKIFEGVKNRPIYIIERKVNTVENDKDK
- a CDS encoding GNAT family N-acetyltransferase, which encodes MTKINRLEWDSDFFNLEVGEIVINSSNKIELGDFDLVYVKSTEKTTIELNGFEKTHSETKVVYFKNLVNLNPIDSQVIELSETNYSIKELNQLAFESGNHSRFKLDNRIENRKFEELYELWVKNSINKSFADEVFVNLHETIIAGFVSYKVVDDYATIGLIAVSKEFQGIGIGKQLLCKVENELIKKGIYELRIPTQEENYQACGFYEKLGYKKFETTNISHYWRK